The Quercus robur chromosome 3, dhQueRobu3.1, whole genome shotgun sequence DNA segment aactgcgtagtggttaatttctcccaagcttgtggtccgaggagccacgaaggacttgggttctgtttaacacttagataaaaactgCGTAGTGactaatttcccccaagcctgtggttcgaggaactatgcaggacttgggttatgtttaacacttagataaaaattgcatagttgttaatttcccctaagcctgtggtctgaggagccacgcaggacttgggttctgtttaacacttagataaaaactgcgtagtggttaatttcctcCAAGCCTGCGGTCTGAGGAGTCACGcgggacttgggttctatttgacacttagataaaaactgTGTAATGgctaatttcccccaagcttgtggtccgaggagctacgcaggacttgggttctgtttaattcTTGAATAAAAATGCATGGTGGGTAATACCAAGAGTAcgaactttcattaataataataccttttcaggttatttacattccaaggacgtggcactacatgctcatccaaatcttctaaaaagtaGGCCCCTATGCCGGCCACCGAGGTGATACAATATGACCCTTCCCAATTTGGTCTGAGCTTTCCCCACGTAGGATTTTTTGCAGTGCCCAGAACTTTTCTTAATACCAGATCCCCATGTACTAGTGGCCTTAGTTTCACCTTGGCGTCATAACCTTGCTTAAGTTTGTGTTGGTAATAGGCAAGTTGGACCattgctttttcccttctttcctcaaTGAGGTCTAAGCTTTTTTCCAGCAGCTCGTTGTTGACATTAGGACAAAATGTGCTGGTCTTCAGCATTGGGAAATTTGTTTCTAGggggatgacggcctcggctccataggtcatcgaaaagggggtctccCCTATGGATCTGCACGGCATGGTACGGTACGTTCATAAGACATGATGcagttcttccacccatctccccttCGCATCATCTAACCTCTTCTTTAGCCCATTTACGATGACCTTGTTAATGGCTTCGGCCTGCCCATTCCCCTGTGGGTAAGCTAGTATGGAGTATCTATTCGTAATTCCTAACTCGCTGCAATACTTTCTGAAGGCTTTACTATCGAACTGGAGACTGTTGTCCAAGATTAGGGTGTGAGGGACTCCGAACTTGGTGACGATGTTCTTCCAAATCAATTTCTTGGCATCTACGTCTCTAATGTTTGCCAGTGGCTCGGCTTCGACcgattttgtgaaataatcagtACCGACGAGAAGGAATCTTTTGTTCCCCACTGCTTTAGGAAATGGTTCTAGGATATCCAGGCCCCACTACACGAACGACCAAGGGTTGGACAGCGGATTAAGGGTCCCATCCGGTTGATGTATATTTAGGGCGAACCTCTAgcattggtcgcacttcttcacgTATTTGTGCGCCTCTTTCTGCATGCTCGGCCACTAGTAACCTTGGGTTATGGCTCTATGGGACAAGGACCTACCCCCTGTATAGCTCCCACAAATTCTTTCATACAATTCCTCTAAGATAAGTTTTGTGGCATCAGGGTGTACGCATAGCAAATACGATCCTGAAAATGAGCGTTTATACAATTTCAAGTCCTCGGACAGCCAGAATTGAGGAGCCTTCCTTCTAATCTTGTCGGCCTCACTCTTCTCTTTGGGTAAGACGTCTTCCTTTAAAAATAGTATCAaaggatccatccagctaggccctGCCCTGACGCTGCAAACATGCATCAACTCGGCCTTCACCACCAAGGGTCTGTGTAGATCTTCCACGAGTATAACTCGAGGTAGGCATTGCGCCGAGGAGGTGGCTAGCGTGGCAAGAGAATCGGCATGGGTGTTTCCATTCCTGGATACATGCATTAGGCTAAAATAGTTAAAACGCACACGCAAGCGCTTAGCTTGGACCAGGTACTCTTGCATTTTTTCATCCCTTGCCTCCAATTCCCCATTTACTTGTCCTAAAATaagtcttgagtccgagaacatgTTTATGGATTTCCCGCCTAGTTTCTCGACCATGGACATTTCTTCCAACAGGGCCTCATATTCTGCCTCCTTATTCATGGTCGAAAAGCCCAGTCTTAGTGATTTCTCGATAGTAATCCCCTCGAGGGAAATCAGGATGAGCCCCACCCTAAAGCCCCTTTGATTTGCTACGCCGTCAACATATGCTTTCCAACAGGTGGGCCCTTGCTGAGAGACTGTGCTGACCAATTTTTCGTTCGTGCTTGGTATCCCTCCCCCTTCTTCTAGTGAGGGTTTAGCAAACTCAGCTACCAGATCCGCGAGGACTTGGCCCTTCACAACGCTGtgaggcatgtatctaatgtcgaaggcgccAAGAATGGTCCCCCACTTAGCTACTTTCCCTGTGTAATCGACATTTCGGAGTATTGACCTGAGCGGGAGTTGGGTTAACACAAcaactgtgtgtgcctggaaataGTGGGGGAGTTTTCGCGTGGCTTGTACGATCGCCAGGATGGCCTTTTCTAGGGGTAGGTAACAGATCTCTGCCTCATGCAACGACTTGCTCATGTAGTAGACAGGTCGTTGTATGCCATTGTCCATCCGGATCAGCACCAGGCTCACTACGTGAGGGGCCACGGTAATGTAGGCAAATAAAACCTCATCGActtcaggactggacatgattaGTGGTCGAGACAGATACTCTTTGAGCTGCTGGAAGGCAAAGACGCATTCTTCAATCCACTCGAACCCTTTCCACTATtttaataagagaaaaaaaggcCTACACCTATCCGTCAAACGAGAGATAAAACGGTTCAAGGCGGCAATCATGCCGGTgagcttttggacctccttggggttccgaggaggctgcatgCTGTGGATAGCTCTAATCTGGTCGGGACTGACTTCAATACCTCTGTGGATCACCATATAACCTAAGAGTTTCCTTGATCCCACTCTGAACGAACATTTAGACGCGTTCAGGCATAGCTTGTATTTTCTCAGGATTTCAAAGATATCGCCGAGGTCCCTCAAGTGCTCGGACACCAActtactctttaccaccatgtcgtctatatagacttcaatgttCTTGCTCATCTGCagttcaaacatcctggtcatcatcctctaGTAGGTGGACTCGGCGTTCTTCaagccaaaaggcatcaccttatagtagTAGTTTCCAATGGGGGTGACAAAAGCCGTCTTTTCTTGGTCGTCGGCGGCCAAGggtatttgatggtatccttgaaaggcgtcTAAGAAGTTCATTCGAGGGTGTCCCATGATTGAATCCACCAATCGATCTATCCGAGGCATAAGaaaaggatccttcgggcaggccttaTTCAGGTCCACAAAGTCCACGCAGACTTGCCAtttcccactcttcttcttcaccacaacTGTATTGGCCAGCCACTTAGGGtagaaaacttctttgatagcccctgctttcttTAGTTTCATCACCTCCTCTCTCACCGCATCAGCATGCTCTTTCGACGGTCGCCGAGGAGGTTATTTCTTAGGCGTAACGGCCGGACTAACATTAAGATGATGGCATATGAAATTCGGATCAACCCCCGGAGCCTCGTAGACATCCCACGCAAACACGTCCACATTTTCTTTGAGAAAATCAATCAGCTTTTCCTTCTCTTGGGATGGCAGTTCCGAACCAACCTAAAAAAATCTTTCCGGATCGGAACCCACAAGAACTTTTTCCAAATCCTCACAACTTGCCTCCTCAACAAGTCCCCCACCACTCGAGGCCGGGGCTGGGGTTATTAATTACTATAAGCCATTCTCGGTAGAGGATGAGGGCTCGGCACTCGGCCTTCGTGAGATGGCAGACACCATGCATTGCCGGGCCATAGCTTGGTCCCCTATCACTTCTTTGACCCGACCCCTCGACGAGTACTTCACCTTTTGGTGTAAGGTTGAGGATACAGCCCCtagggcatgaagccaaggtctagcTACAATGGCGGTGTAGGGCGAATATGCGTCCACCactatgaagtccacctccattATGTTTGTGCCTGTTTGTATAGGCAGCCTAATCTGGCCTTTCGGAGTAACAGTTTTCCCTTCGAAACTTACCAAAAGGAAGTCGTATGCTGTCAGGTCTTCCGGTCTCAACTTCAGCCCCTTGtacaggtcggggtacattacttCCACGGCACTGTCCTGATCGACTagcaccctcttcacgtcatatCCCCCAATCCTGAGTGTGACAACTAGAGCATCGTCGTGGGGCTGGATGGTTCCAActttatcctcatccgagaattcAGTATGGGCAAGGCCATCCCTTTAGCCCTCTTAGACTCACGGTCGTTAGCTTCAGCAGGGAGCCGGTTCTTCCTGGAGCGgcgagaatgacatttatcgtgccaaTAGGCGGTTTCAAGGTGCTTTACCTTGCCTCGACGCTCGCCTGCTCTTGTTGGCCACCAGAATGGTGCAAAAGATGTCTCAGCTTTCCCTCTCAGACCAGCTGGTCCAAGTGGTTTTTCAGATTTCTATAGTCATCGGTGGTGTGCCCCGGTTCCTGGTGGTATTCGCAATATAGGCTCTAATTGCGTTTCGCAGGGTCACCTGCCATCCTATTTGGCCATTGAAAGAACGGCTCGTTCTTGACTTTCTCTAAGATCTTATGTAATGGTTCCcggaacacagcgtggactGCCTGGGCCCCGGTGGATCCAGACTGCTCCGAGTAATCCTTTCTCGGCCGGTTGTTGTTGCTAaatcggtccgacctgaagtccttCCTCTtttgagggacaaccttcgctttTCCCTTTCCCATTTGTTGGTCCTCTTTGACCCTCTTGTACTTGTCGATTCGGTCCATGAGCTGGCGCACGCTGGTGACCGGTTTCCCAGTCAGGGATTTCCTTAAACCATGCTCTGTCGGCATGCCTctcttgaaggtgctgatggcgacgtcatcatAATTTCCCTCTATCTCGTTATACATCTCCCAGTACCtatccgagtaggccttcaggGTCTCTCCTTCTCACATGGATAAGGACAAAAGGGATTCTAagggccgaggaaccctactgcTCGTTATGAAGCTAGAACCGAAAGCCTGGATTAGCTGCTTAAAAGAATTTATGGAGTTTGGTTTGAGGCTgtcaaaccacctcattgccatggGTCTCAAACTGGACGGAAACACTTTACACATCAAAGTTTCGTCTCTGGAATAgacggccatcctctggttAAACTGACTTACGTGCTCTACGGGGTCCGTCCGACCATTATATATGGTGAAAGTGGGTTGgtggaaccgccgaggaagttCAGCCCCCTCTATCCTACGCGTGAAGGGTGACTGAGAGATGCAGTCCAGGGCCTTACTCATGGCGTCGTTTGCTAGGCCCTTGTGAGACGGACTTTTGTGGTCGCGTTTGTGAGGTTGCTCTTCCTTATAGGAGAAGGTTTCATTTGGTGGGGTTCTCGACCTTCGCCTGTACTTGTTGTCCTTTTCATCGCTGGTGTCCGGACTAGGGGAAGGACGCCTCTGCTATGCTCGGCGCAACTTCCTCTTCAAGTCGTCGATTTCTTGCTGGAGAGCCCTATTATCGCCCTGCTTCTGGGATGCATGACCTTTCCCTCTCGAGCAGCTTTTACTCGTATGGGAGGTATTTACGCTACCTTTTCGTCGCCTGTCTTGATCTCTTTCCCGTTCGAGGTTAGGGAAGTTGTCCTACCGTTAGGAGTCTGCGGGTCCTGTTTGTCGCAGACCTGATCCTTCCTTTTCTAACAGTCGTACTTGCTGAGGCACAAATTctccccacagatggcgccaattgtagggtcttAATTTGGGGCTTAAGCCCAACAAGTATGGGGTCTTGGTCCAAGGGGCCctgaaataatgaatttgtagagagtgggttacagaacCGGGCCTTAACGAAGTA contains these protein-coding regions:
- the LOC126719157 gene encoding uncharacterized protein LOC126719157, with the translated sequence MSSPEVDEVLFAYITVAPHVVSLVLIRMDNGIQRPVYYMSKSLHEAEICYLPLEKAILAIVQATRKLPHYFQAHTVVVLTQLPLRSILRNVDYTGKVAKWGTILGAFDIRYMPHSVVKGQVLADLVAEFAKPSLEEGGGIPSTNEKLVSTVSQQGPTCWKAYVDGVANQRGFRVGLILISLEGITIEKSLRLGFSTMNKEAEYEALLEEMSMVEKLGGKSINMFSDSRLILGQVNGELEARDEKMQEYLVQAKRLRVRFNYFSLMHVSRNGNTHADSLATLATSSAQCLPRVILVEDLHRPLVVKAELMHVCSVRAGPSWMDPLILFLKEDVLPKEKSEADKIRRKAPQFWLSEDLKLYKRSFSGSYLLCVHPDATKLILEELYERICGSYTGGRSLSHRAITQGY